GCGCCGTCCATCTCTCGTCTCCCGGTGTCTTATTTGTTTGAACACTCGAAGGCCAGTGTGCGCCGCAGATCGGAAAATGGTTTTGCTTGTTCAGCGAACAAATGAGGGAGTCGGAGAAGGATTTTTCCGGACGGGGCGGTTTCGGGAACGGAGCCACCTAGACCGGAGCGGAAATGGGGGTATTCCTTGCTTTCGCGGCCCACGGCAAAAAATCCGCCGCCTGCCCTGTCGATTCCGGCGAGGCTCGTGCGTCTTTGGGGTCGACGGGGCCGCGAGCGGCGCGGCCGTCCCAACCGGCAAGGAAGCCAGCCCATGCAGTACATGCTGATGATCTACGAGGACGAGACCCTCTACGGCCCCGACAAGGACAACGGGCTGCTGCAGGAGATGGTGGGCCGGCACATGGCCTTCGTGCAGGAGCTGGGACCGGCGCGGATCGGCGGCGCCGGCCTGAAGGGAACGCGGACCGCCACCACCCTGCGCGAGGCCGGCGGCAGCCGCACCGTGCATGACGGCCCCTTCGCGGAGAGCCGGGAACAGCTCGGCGGCTTCTACCTGATCGACGTGCCGGACCTCGACGCGGCGATCGCCATCGCGCGCAAGGTACCGCTGGCGCCCGGCGGATCGGTGGAGATCCGGCCGCTGCTGGCGGGCGAGTGAGGGCCGCCGGATGACGGCGGGGCTCCTCGACCGCGCGGTCCGCGAGGCGGGCGGGCGCATCGTCGCCGCCCTGGCCGCCCGCCTGCGCGACCTGGACGTCGCGGAGGAGGCGCTGGCGGAGGCCTGCCTGCGTGCGGCCGAGGCGTGGCCGCGCGACGGGGAACCGGCGGATGCCGCCGCCTGGCTCTACCGGGTGGCGGA
Above is a window of Azospirillum thermophilum DNA encoding:
- a CDS encoding YciI family protein, translating into MQYMLMIYEDETLYGPDKDNGLLQEMVGRHMAFVQELGPARIGGAGLKGTRTATTLREAGGSRTVHDGPFAESREQLGGFYLIDVPDLDAAIAIARKVPLAPGGSVEIRPLLAGE